The following DNA comes from Nitrosarchaeum sp..
GATTATTCCTCCACCTAAATAAGATGCAGAAGGATTAATTTTTAAACCAGATTCTATACCTGCACCAATCAACGCAAGAAATACTCCTCCGATCATAAAAGCAATCGGACCTACAGTTTCTATTTTCATTGGATCCCTCTCACCATAGGATCCTAATGTAATGGATCGATCAATTACATTTACTTTTTTGTTAGATCAATTGATCCAATTTTCATTAAACCCTTACCAAAAATGTTGTAGCCGATTTATATTGTACAAAAAATATTCTAGATTATCTTGTAACTTCTGGTGGAAGTATAGGTCCAAGTAAAATAAACGAGAAAAATAAACGATATACTGCCTGATCGCTTTCCTTAAATCAAATAAAATCATATTATATCTATGGTTCATCCTGCTTGGTTTTTTGTAGGTGCTATTGCAGCAGCAGAAGTATACAGGAAATATGCTACAAATGAAGAAAAATTCAACTGGGAGAATTGGATAAAATTACATCATGGTGAAATAGGTACAATATCAGCTATTTTGGGCATTGCTACTAAATCACCTCGATTAACAGCAGTAGGTCTTGGTCTTGCATTACATGATATTGATGATGCTCCAAAGTGGTTTTCAAGTACAAAATGAATCTCAAATTAAGCTACAAATAGAAAGTTCAAAATTTTAAAGCATACATGTTATATGCATAATTCTCATACCCTGTATGAGATATTTTTGAGTAATTTACAAAAAAAGCCCTTGAAGGAATTGAGGATTTTAAATGATTAAACGAAACCCAAACATTACAATTTTTTCTGGAATCTCAGGCATTGATAAACGTGCTTTTATTAAAAATTTTATTAAAAAATCTGGCAAATCAAAAAATGTACTTGTTATAGATTTTGAAAAAGAGCTTCTTAACGAAAGTAGGAATCCACCAGTATCTGCTCCAGATATGCCAACTTTTCTTAATAGTGATGATCCCACTTTGAAATTACGTTCAATCGAAACTAATTACAGTTGGATAGCAAAACAAATGGATAAAAGATCTGAAAAAACTACAGATATATTTTTGAACATGCATTTATCATATTTTAAAAACAGTGAATTTTATCCTCCGTTTATTCCATTATATTTTAAAGAAATTTTAACCAAATTCCCTGATTCTGAAATTAGAATAATTACTTTAATTGATGATGTTTTTGCTATTTGGAAAAAAATTAAAGATAGAGAATGTGATGGTTTTCTTAATACTCAACTTACTTTACGTGAAATTTTAGCTTGGCGTTCCTTAGAATCATTACATGCTGAAGCTCTAAAAGAACACATTAGTATTCTAGAAGAAGGTTCAAGACGTGTAAGTCATTTTGTTGTTTCAATAAGACATCCGTTTAATACTTTTAATAATTTAATTTTTCAGGATAATCCTCAAAGAATCTATCTTTCTTATCCAATATCTTCTACTAGAAACGATCCTAAGGATATTCGAGATATTAATAATTTTAGAAAAATAATGCATAAATTTGCTGAAAAACATGGAACAGCTATTTTTGATCCAGTTGCAATAGATGAATTAGCTATGAAAACAGCTCTTGATGAAGCAATTTCTAAAAATAAAATTAATACTCTAGTAACTTTAAAGAAAGACCATAGATGGTTTTTAGATCCTTTAGAACCACTAACAGATGATGTAAAATATCCTATAGTAATACCTCGTACCCAAATCGAAGAAGCTCTCAAAGATATTAACAATCAAATAGCATCCAGAGACTATACTTTAGTTGATTCATCACTCTTCTTGGCAGTTTATAGACCAGTCTACAAGGGACAGCTTTCTCGTGGGGTTGATGCAGAAATTAAACGTGCTAATAATCACATGAAGAAAGTCATCATGTATCATCCAGAAGAGGATCAAAAATTAAGCCCAAAAGCCACATCTACACATCCTTTTGGTAATAAGGTTGATCAATTTGAGGTCAAAAAAGACTTCGTTGATTATATACTAAAAGTAATCAAGCAGCAAAAGAAAAGAGATAAATCATAAGATCATAGATATTTGCCATGATCTCAACTCAAAATACTTCTGTTCTTAAAATTCTCCGTAGTTTTGGTGAAATCAATTTAGATCATTTTGATGATCGTTTACGACTCCAAAAATTAGGTTATCTTGCACAAAATCTTGGTGCAAATGAAGAATTTCCATTTTCTTGGTATGTTCATGGTCCATATTCTACTTCTTTAACCAGCATTCTTTTTGCAGGTGATGAAAATGGTTCATTTGATGATGATGTTGAACTTACTACTACAGAAAAACATGTAGTTGAAAATTTAAAAAATTTATTAAAAGAAAACACTTGCAATCCTTCTATTTTAGAACTATATGCTTCAATTTGGTATTTAACTCCAAATAAGAAATTATCTGATTCTGATAAGAAACATGTTGTTGATTTAATGAGAAAAGAAAAACCACACTTTAGCCAATTACAAATTGAGAATGCTCTCAAAGAAATTATTTCTTTTAGATCAAAACTAAATTATTCATAATAACTAACAAAATAAGGCAATTAACAATTTTGGTTTATAATACATGATTCATTCTGCACTTCAAATTTGAATTATCTAATTCATTATCCTAAGGGTTGGTTCAACTTTCAAATATAGTTCTAATTTTTCAGAATCTTCCTTTCTGTCATACATGTCAAGATAGGTAGTATGCCCTACCATTGCATGAGCAACATCTGTATCATGAATTCGTCTTGCACGAATAAAAAAATATGATCTAAAGGTATGAAGAGATATGTGATGTCTTCTTGTTGACTCGTATTTTGCTGTCAGTCCTGCCCTCTGTCTATATCTGGCAAAAGCCTCAATCTCAGTCATTGAGGCATGATATGGGATAGAATTTGTTGCAAACGCTAGATCATTATCATTCAAAGTTTCAAGATATGGTCTAAGGAAATATTCTGCCTCTTTTGAAACAAATGTTGTATGTGCAGTTCTTGTTTTAGTAAATTGAGCAGGAATTTCTATCTTGATTCTCTTTGGATAATCTAAATCAAAATCTTTTTTCCTTAGTGCCACCGTTTCTCTAATTCTCATGCCAGAACCAATCAAAACTAGATATAGCATCTGCCTAGGCATGGGTGTAAATTTGAATAGCTGAATAATTTCCTCTCGGGTTAATGGATGGAGTTTTTCTTTGAACTTTTTTGGGATTCTGACATTTTGTCTTAGCTCTATTGGATGTACTCTAATTCCATTATAGCTAAAATAATAAATTGCAATCTGGTAATATTTTTGAATTGTGGTATTTGCCAGTTTTGATTTTGCTAGACAATTAACAAAATCCTGCATCACTCCAATGAATGCCTCGTCTTTATCTTCAGACTTTAATGATTTTATCTCATCGACAACATCTTGTATGCTTTTTTTATCATAGTTAGAATAACAAAATTTTTCAAACTGTTTGAGAGTAGCGATATAATTTGTTCTTGTAGAGTATTCTAAATTTTGTATTCCTTCTAAAAATGACTTTTTTGTTTTCTTTTTTAGAAGAAATGACGACATATTTCATATTTACAAAAATTATTGATTATTTGATATGTTAGCAAATTCCAGTTTTTTGCTAAATTTTGCTAATATCTAAAATAATTTATCTATTTGATTACATATTGAAAATTTATGTCAAGTAAGGTCATAATCGATGAAGACATTCTAAAGGTCTCATCCAGACAAGAGCTGAAAGAAAAATTCCTTGAAGTTGTACCAGTTGGAAAAATCAAGGAATTACCTGCAGGCTCAAAAGATGAAAAGATTGGTGCATACTGCTATGAAAATGGCTATGATTTGATTACTGCAGACAAACGTGCATATGATAAATTTTTCAGGGATGCACGAATTAAATCTGTAATAATTTCTAATTATGGAGTTTTCAAAGAAGGCAAAAGACTGATCTACAGAATACAAATAATCAACTAAATAATATTGCTTTTAACATCTTTCAAGATGATATAACGGAAATTGATTTTTTATGTTTTTTAAGAATCTGTTTAAATAATTTTTCCTCCTTTTTCATCCATTCTATATCCTGAAAATTCTTTTCACTTACTTTTTTTAATAAATATGATTCATAATCATTCCTCATTTTAGGGCTTATTTTATTCATGATTTTTAAAGTCTGTCTAATGAGTAAATTTAATTTTTCTAATTCTTTTTTGTGTTTATTTTGTAAACTTGTAGGCATATCAATTAAATTTAATAAAATAGTTCTCTGTCTATGTGCTAACATAAACAAATCGATACGATTATGTAACATTTGAATTGTATCTTCAAATTGACCGTCTCCATCCTCAAAAAATATTATTTGAAGATCTTGTTGTAAAACATTTTCATTTTCTAAAATTAATCTATCTAATTCCTCGTCTGCTCTAAAATTTAAAAATTCATCTTTTGTGGATTGATTAACGTGGTATTCAGTAATTTTACCATTATTTTTTTTGATAACAAATTCATCCTCTACTAATTGTTTCAAATGTTTATTGAAACTAGCTCGTGTCATTTTACATTTATCATGTGTTGCAGATAGAATTTTTCCAAATCTGTGATTACCTCCTATAATTGATAGCATTATCGCATCATCAAAATCCATAGTCTAGTATACTAGACTAGACTATTTATCTGAAATGTCTAATCTGTTGTATGCAAAAAAGACAAACAGTAGGCATTTCATTTGATAATGAAATTCTGAATATTATTGATAAAAAGCGAGGATTCGTGCCTAGATCTAGGTTTGTTGAAGAAGTTATGAGAAAACATTTGGAGGTTATGAAATGAAAGAAATGAAACTAGGTGTAATATTTCCACATAATTTTAAAGGAAAATTTCTGATTGCAATAGAAGAAGGATGGAAAAATTTCTTCACAACTGACCCAACATTTGAAGTTGTAATCGATAAAGATAGAAGATATACGCTGAGAGGTCCAATAGTACAGAACTCTCAACATGATCCAACTGTAGCACAGGAGGATACAGATGAGTAATACAATTCAATCTAATAAAACCCATGTTAGAAAAGATTACAAATCTTGTAGCACAACATGTTCCATTTGTAAAAGAATTGGAAAACAAAAGAGTAAACAGTTCAATACACTTTATGCACTTAAGTATCATCTAACAACCTCTCATGATCGTCAAGATGAAATCATTGCAGGAGTTACAAGAAAACAAATTTTACAAATGATTAGAGCAATTTCACAAGCATTGGAGCTGAATATGCTTTTAGATATTCCAAAAGGAAAATATGATGGAAAAAAATGAATACATCTGTAAAACCTGCAAGGCTGGTCCATGGAATGAATATGCAATAGGGAGTAATGGTCTCTATATTGTTAAAGCCCATAGAGATTTAGGTCATGATATAATTGAATATCAAGAGTTTGAAGAAATAAAATTTGAACGTACAGTATGGGATGATGAAGATAGACAAATATTCAAACTTATGTCAAAATATGGCGATAAAGAATTATCATACCTAGATTATGCAAAAATAATTCAAGAAATATGCAAAATAAAAACCCTAGAAGACACTCAAGAGTGTCTATTTTATGAAAATGGAATCTACAACTCTAATGCAGAAATTAAGATCAAAAGATTACTCTTAAAACTAAATCCAGAATTAAAACTACATGAGATTACAGAAATAATCGGAAAAATAAAGCAGATGTCAGGCATAAAAAGAGATGAATTTGACAATACCCATCATAAAATATGCCTAAAAAACTGCATTGTTGACGTAAAAACCAGGCAAACAGAACCGCATGATCCAGAAAAATATTATCGCATACAAATTCCTGTCACATATGATCCAAAGGCAAAATGTCCCAAGTTTTCAAATTTTGTAAATACATGCATTACATCTTCTGATGAGCGAATCATGTTGATAGAGCAAATGTCAACTCCATTACTTGGTAATCTTCCAAAACTTGAGGCAATGTACTTCAATGTTGGAGATGGTGATAATGGAAAATCTACATTCTTTGAGATGATTGGTTGGGTTTATGGTAGTAATAACATCAGTACTGTATCTTTTCATGATCTAGTTACTAACAGATTTGCTAAAGCAAGACTGGAGGGAAAGCTACTAAACATATTTCCTGACATTGGCAGTGATGCATTAGATAACCTAAATCCAATCAAACCTATAATTTCAGGTGACCCAATTGATGCAGAATACAAGTATCAAAACCCACACACATTTGTAAACCGTGCAAAAATGTTCTTCTCTGCAAACGAGCTTCCCGAAATCAAAGAAAAAACTTTTGCTGACTTTAAGAGAATTAGAGTGATTAAATGGATACAGCGATTCTTAAAACCAAATGAATATTCAATAAAATTTCATGAATTAAAGGCAAAACTTGGGGATGCTTTCACAGATTCAGATATTGAAAATGAACTTGCCTCATCTGGGATACATAAAATGAACAAGCAATTTGTAAAATCAATTATTGATAATGAAACAGAAAAATCTGGAATATTCAACTTGTTGTTAGTCTGTGCAAGCAAAATCATACAAAGAGATGGCTTCTTTATTGAAAGAAGTATAGATGACATACGTGAAGCATGGTCAAAGAACAGTACAGCGCTAGAATCTTTCATAAAAGATTGTTTGATAACTTGTGAGGGTGAGATCTCACGTCATGAGGCTTACTTTACTTATTATAATTATTGTAAGGCTCTAGGCAAGCCCGCATTGCCTAATAACTCATTTCAAAGAGAACTTCAAGCATTAATCCCATCACTTGATCCTGATGGATGGAGAGGCAAAACCAGAGTTTACAGAGGAATTTCCTGGAATAAAAATAATGAAATTGTAAAAAGATATGTTTCCACCACATCTACCACAGATAAACAACAAAACCTTTCTCCCAAAAACTCAAAGATTGATGAGAAATATGAATAATAATTTTTCAAAAATCCTGTGGTAAGTGTGGTAGATGTTTCTAAATAATACATTTCAACAAGGTGATCTGAAATAAGCTGTAAGGGGATATGTGATAATCTAGAAAATGGTTACTCTGGTTATCCAAAATATGATTCTGGATACAGATACTGCCGTAATTGCAGATTTTCAATAAAATGTAATGATGTGCAGTGTCCATGTTGTAATAAAACACTTAGAAAAAAAGCAAGAAACAAAATTCATTCTTAATACCATGAGAAAATTAAATTGGATTTATGTCAGAGATAAAAATGTCAAAAACTCTTGCTGATAATAATAACAAAAAGTCTCAAAACCATAAAAATCACGAAGAAAAAATTACGGTTGAAAAATTAAGTATTTCTGCACGACGTAAACTTGTTCATTCTTTAGATCTTCAAGGATTCTCAAATCAAGAGATAGCAAAACAATTGAATGTTAGTTTGTCTACTATTGAAAAAGATCTTAATGAAATGAAACAAAATATCAGAGAATGGTTTTCTCAATTAGGTTCTGAAGAAAGATACCTTGCATTTATTGATGCAGTAATTCACATTGATCTTTCAACAAAACAACTATGGAAAATGGCAAGAGAAGAAAAGGATCAAAAAGAAAAAATTAAACTTTTAGATCAAATTACCAATAATGCTGTAAAAAAAGCAGGACTCTTTAAAACTTCAGAGGCATATCTTACTACATATTATTTTAAACAAAAAGATACTTCACCAAGAGAAATAGCACGAGAAGAATTACGAGACATGCTATGATTTTAGATTCTATTTTTCCGCATAAATTTTCACTAAAAATGAATAATTTCTTACAATGTTAAAAAATTATGAACTTGATAGTATAATCTTCAATAAATGATCTTATTTTTAGACTAGTCATATACATCTGATTTGTGGGAAAACCAGGACCTGACTCAAACGAAGGAAGAGCACGAATAATTGATAAACTGCTTGAAGAGGCAGGTTGGGAAATCATCAGAGAAGGAGACCATATTCCAGACAAAGGAAATTACGCAGTTGAGGAATTTCAGACAGACTCTGGTCCAATGGATTATGCGTTAATCATTGACGGTAAAGTCTTGGGTGATGTTGAGGCAAAGCCCGAAACAACTGGAGTTCCATCTGTTTTACAACAAAATGAACGATATTCAAAAGGTTACACTAAAGGAAAATTAGAATATGATGGAGGATACCACATACCGTTTCTTTATGCATCAAATGGAAATATAATTTGGTATAGAGATGCACGAACAAAAAGAAACATTCAGCGAGAAATAGAACAATTCCATACACCAGAAGCAATACTGGAATTTCTTGAAAGAGATGTAGAGAAATCATATCAATGGCTACAAGAAAACCCAATAGAAATTTCAGGAATCAGGGAATATCAAAAAGATGCAATAGAAAGTGTCGAACATGCAATAATGGACAACAAAAGAAAATTACTTTTGGCAATGGCAACAGGAACTGGTAAAACGTTTACTGCTGCTGAAATGATTTATAGGCTATTAAAATCAAAGACTGCAAAAAGAATTTTGTTTCTTGTCGACAGACGAGTTTTAGCTGCACAAGCAGTAAGAGAGTTTGCAGCATTTGAGCCAGAGCCAGGACAAAAATTGGACAAACTATATGAGGTGTATTCTCAAAGATTCAGAAAAGAAGACATTGGAGATGAAGACTTTGATCCCAGAGTTTTACCAAATGAATATCTGACAGATCCAAAATCAAATCATACTTTTATTTATGTGTCTACTATTCAACGAATGCAGATCAATCTCTTTGGAGGATATGGAATAATTCCTGGAAGAGGCGACGAAGACATTGAAGATGATGCAGACAAACTAGACATTCCTATTCATGCCTTTGATGTAGTAATTGCAGACGAGTGTCATCGTGGATACACATCATCTGAAGAATCAAAATGGCGTGATGTGTTGGATCATTTTGACGCAATCAAAATTGGCTTGACTGCAACTCCTGCCAAACACACTACAGCATACTTCAAAAATGTCGTTTATCACTATCCTGTAGAAAGGGCAGTCTTAGATGGCTATCTGGTTGATTGGGCTCTAGTCAAGATAGAATCAGGCATACGCATGAACGGTACATTCCTAAAAGAAGGTGAGGCTGTAGAGTTTATCGATACTGAGACTGGAAAAACAAAGTATGATGAATTAGAAGATGAGCGTGAAATCACAACCACACAGCTGGAAAAACAGGCTACAGTTCCTGACACAAACAAAAAGATTGTCGCAGAATTTGGAAAGTTTGCAAGAAAGTTTGAAGAACAAAACGGTAGATTTCCAAAGACTATAGTTTTTGCAACACAAGATATGCCTCATGTCTCACATGCAGAAAAACTAGTTGAATTACTAGGTGACGAATTTTCAGAAAAAGGTGCAGACTTTGTTAAAAAAATAACAGGAAAATCAGACAGACCGTTACAATTAATTCGATTCTTTAGAAATAGACCGATAGAACCTGCTATTGCAGTTACTGTCGATTTGTTATCAACTGGTGTTGATATTCCAACAGCGGAAGCAATATTGTTTGTCAGACCTGTTAAATCAAGAATACTCTTTGAGCAAATGTTAGGAAGAGGAACAAGACTAGCTAAAGATATAGCAAAAACCCATTTCACAGTTCTTGATGCAGTGGGAGTAGTAGATTATTTCAAAAATGCAACAACTTTTCCAGATCCTTTACCTGCAAAGCCATCAAGAAGCAATAAAGAAGTGATAAATGATTTAGCAAATAACAAAAACCGAGATTATAATACAAAAATTCTAACAAGAAGGTTACAAAGAATATCAAAAAATATTTCATTTGCAGGAAGACAACAATTTGAATTACTTACGAATCAAGATATTGGAAAATTTGCAAAAAACCTAGCTCAAAATTTGGAAGATGATTTTTCAAATACTATCAAAATATTACAAAACGATCAGTTTCAATATGAAATGGAAAATTACCCGAGAATCAAAAATGATTTCATTGTAGCTCTGGAAGAAGAAGATACCGTAATATCAACATCTTTTCCAATTGTAGTTAGTGGGATGGAATACAAACCATCTGACTATCTTCAGATGTTTAAAAAATACATAAAGAAAAATCCTGATAAAATTGAGGCTCTTTCAGTTCTTCTAAAACGACCTAGAGACCTTAATACTGATTTACTAGAGGATTTACGCAAAAAACTAGCCTTGAGTAAGGGTCAATACACAGAAGAGCATCTAAAACGAGCCTATGGAACCAATCTAGCCGACATTATTGGCATGATTAGAAGTGCAATATCTGATGAACCATTACTTACCACAAAAGAACGAGTAGAAAGAGCACTAAACTTAGTTGTTAAAGGAAAAAAATTATCAGACCAAGAAAATCAATGGATTGGTTTTATCTCTAATCATTTAGAATCAAATCTTTTAATTGAAAAACAGCACTTCAAAACAATTCCATTTTCAACTAAGGGTGGATGGAAAAAAGCAAATGAAGACTTTGGTGGACAGCTAGAAGAGATTATAGTAAAGATAAATGAAACGATGGCATCTTGACTGACGTAGTAGCAAAACTATGGGGATTCTGTGACTATTTACGTCATGATGGAATGAATTACGGTCTTTACATTGAACAATTAACATATCTATTATTTTTAAAAATGACATCTGAAAAGGAAATCAAACTTCCTAAAGGATGTAATTGGAATGAATTGATACAATATTCTGGTTCTGATCTTTTAGATGAATATGAAAAAGTTCTCAAAGTGTTAGGAAAAGAAAAAGGAAATCTTGGCGATATTTTTATTGGATCAAAATCTCAATTCAAAAAAGCTGTAAATCTCAAAAAACTTCTTAATTTAATGGATGAAATTGAATGGACGGAAATTGATGTAGATATTAAAGGCGCAGCCTATGAGGGATTATTAGAAAAATATGCCGCTGATGAGAAAGGTGCTGGTCAATATTTTACACCAAGACCATTAATTCGTTCTATTGTTAGATGTGTCCAACCTGATTTTGTAAAAATTCCAGACTATACTATTCATGATCCTGCATGTGGTACATGTGGATTTTTAATTGGTGCTTTTGAATGGATCAAAAAACAAAATGATGGTGGATCAAAGCTTAAAGTTTCTGATAGAGAACGACTAATTAAAAAAACATTTTCTGGTGGAGAGCTAGTAGAAAGTACACGAAGATTAGGCTTGATGAACTGCTTTTTGCATGAAATTGAGCCTCAAATCTATCTTGATAGCTCTATTTCTGATGGACCACATGTTAGCAAACGTTACAACCTTATCC
Coding sequences within:
- a CDS encoding tyrosine-type recombinase/integrase; this translates as MSSFLLKKKTKKSFLEGIQNLEYSTRTNYIATLKQFEKFCYSNYDKKSIQDVVDEIKSLKSEDKDEAFIGVMQDFVNCLAKSKLANTTIQKYYQIAIYYFSYNGIRVHPIELRQNVRIPKKFKEKLHPLTREEIIQLFKFTPMPRQMLYLVLIGSGMRIRETVALRKKDFDLDYPKRIKIEIPAQFTKTRTAHTTFVSKEAEYFLRPYLETLNDNDLAFATNSIPYHASMTEIEAFARYRQRAGLTAKYESTRRHHISLHTFRSYFFIRARRIHDTDVAHAMVGHTTYLDMYDRKEDSEKLELYLKVEPTLRIMN
- a CDS encoding DUF5615 family PIN-like protein, which gives rise to MSSKVIIDEDILKVSSRQELKEKFLEVVPVGKIKELPAGSKDEKIGAYCYENGYDLITADKRAYDKFFRDARIKSVIISNYGVFKEGKRLIYRIQIIN
- a CDS encoding DNA primase family protein, with protein sequence MEKNEYICKTCKAGPWNEYAIGSNGLYIVKAHRDLGHDIIEYQEFEEIKFERTVWDDEDRQIFKLMSKYGDKELSYLDYAKIIQEICKIKTLEDTQECLFYENGIYNSNAEIKIKRLLLKLNPELKLHEITEIIGKIKQMSGIKRDEFDNTHHKICLKNCIVDVKTRQTEPHDPEKYYRIQIPVTYDPKAKCPKFSNFVNTCITSSDERIMLIEQMSTPLLGNLPKLEAMYFNVGDGDNGKSTFFEMIGWVYGSNNISTVSFHDLVTNRFAKARLEGKLLNIFPDIGSDALDNLNPIKPIISGDPIDAEYKYQNPHTFVNRAKMFFSANELPEIKEKTFADFKRIRVIKWIQRFLKPNEYSIKFHELKAKLGDAFTDSDIENELASSGIHKMNKQFVKSIIDNETEKSGIFNLLLVCASKIIQRDGFFIERSIDDIREAWSKNSTALESFIKDCLITCEGEISRHEAYFTYYNYCKALGKPALPNNSFQRELQALIPSLDPDGWRGKTRVYRGISWNKNNEIVKRYVSTTSTTDKQQNLSPKNSKIDEKYE
- a CDS encoding ECF-type sigma factor, which encodes MSKTLADNNNKKSQNHKNHEEKITVEKLSISARRKLVHSLDLQGFSNQEIAKQLNVSLSTIEKDLNEMKQNIREWFSQLGSEERYLAFIDAVIHIDLSTKQLWKMAREEKDQKEKIKLLDQITNNAVKKAGLFKTSEAYLTTYYFKQKDTSPREIAREELRDML
- a CDS encoding type I restriction endonuclease subunit R, with the protein product MGKPGPDSNEGRARIIDKLLEEAGWEIIREGDHIPDKGNYAVEEFQTDSGPMDYALIIDGKVLGDVEAKPETTGVPSVLQQNERYSKGYTKGKLEYDGGYHIPFLYASNGNIIWYRDARTKRNIQREIEQFHTPEAILEFLERDVEKSYQWLQENPIEISGIREYQKDAIESVEHAIMDNKRKLLLAMATGTGKTFTAAEMIYRLLKSKTAKRILFLVDRRVLAAQAVREFAAFEPEPGQKLDKLYEVYSQRFRKEDIGDEDFDPRVLPNEYLTDPKSNHTFIYVSTIQRMQINLFGGYGIIPGRGDEDIEDDADKLDIPIHAFDVVIADECHRGYTSSEESKWRDVLDHFDAIKIGLTATPAKHTTAYFKNVVYHYPVERAVLDGYLVDWALVKIESGIRMNGTFLKEGEAVEFIDTETGKTKYDELEDEREITTTQLEKQATVPDTNKKIVAEFGKFARKFEEQNGRFPKTIVFATQDMPHVSHAEKLVELLGDEFSEKGADFVKKITGKSDRPLQLIRFFRNRPIEPAIAVTVDLLSTGVDIPTAEAILFVRPVKSRILFEQMLGRGTRLAKDIAKTHFTVLDAVGVVDYFKNATTFPDPLPAKPSRSNKEVINDLANNKNRDYNTKILTRRLQRISKNISFAGRQQFELLTNQDIGKFAKNLAQNLEDDFSNTIKILQNDQFQYEMENYPRIKNDFIVALEEEDTVISTSFPIVVSGMEYKPSDYLQMFKKYIKKNPDKIEALSVLLKRPRDLNTDLLEDLRKKLALSKGQYTEEHLKRAYGTNLADIIGMIRSAISDEPLLTTKERVERALNLVVKGKKLSDQENQWIGFISNHLESNLLIEKQHFKTIPFSTKGGWKKANEDFGGQLEEIIVKINETMAS
- a CDS encoding class I SAM-dependent DNA methyltransferase, giving the protein MTDVVAKLWGFCDYLRHDGMNYGLYIEQLTYLLFLKMTSEKEIKLPKGCNWNELIQYSGSDLLDEYEKVLKVLGKEKGNLGDIFIGSKSQFKKAVNLKKLLNLMDEIEWTEIDVDIKGAAYEGLLEKYAADEKGAGQYFTPRPLIRSIVRCVQPDFVKIPDYTIHDPACGTCGFLIGAFEWIKKQNDGGSKLKVSDRERLIKKTFSGGELVESTRRLGLMNCFLHEIEPQIYLDSSISDGPHVSKRYNLILTNPPFGSSGAGSESGRADFLYQTTNKQLNFVQHVMTILKPGGQCAMIVPDNVLFDSSGEGIRQNLLKQCDLHTILRLPDGTFVPYANAKANVLFFIKGRQTKQTWIYDLRTNIPNIRKGNQLSEKLFSDFEKCYLQKPRNKTERFKSFSYDDLLKKDKTSLDIFCLKDESLANTKNLLSPQEIAEDIRDDLKTALNLVNELITNIEKK